One window from the genome of Megalobrama amblycephala isolate DHTTF-2021 linkage group LG4, ASM1881202v1, whole genome shotgun sequence encodes:
- the bod1l1 gene encoding biorientation of chromosomes in cell division protein 1-like 1 isoform X7 gives MAALHPGDPQLVSMIVNHLKTEGLFDQFRRDCLADVDTKPAYLHLRQRVDNFVSNHLANHTWSPQLNKNQLRNSIRQLVQQSGMLEQGVDRIVAQVVDPKVHHTFRPQVERIVRKFLSPNSHMEEDELPPVAPPPPVENQEPELLTADDGNEAAASSSADVQIQTSVTDPIHDPTEDETMDISLPEEEEERGAEMKDEPQEEPGKDGGQEEEEEKDAEMEEVKEEGDAGKENSSKSSGKTREENRETDSQKPSSVKQKTRERLREEYSLEDSDLEALSDITVSSVHTSDLSSFEGDSDDDEPPSESTEEGEISSEDEGGRKTGEDAEGSGEKKPRGVRQGYVHKPFLYSRYYSDSDDEVTVEQRRRSVAKEKEERLLKRQQNRERMEEKRRLRAAQNEEQDRKKQADQRPRAKEARKEKKFLEKKVALSRQRKRDSRKEDDRKKSDTEGDSANKDVKAVSLKSGRRLSDLEEQRRKKADGEEKPPDKNRVHSFILDLELGTEERQRKAVRKDSHSKEKERKDKEKEKERSGGPDERLKHKLRKTGDAAGDTEKDGGAARGGAADEKKGAKVKPDRKSSVSSREIKTEAADEGNLKKGKTAVGEKEKPKVSGKSLRRLDSTGSSEERSEVETGSEVSRKKDKHPKDILKRSKSHPEAKPGEKLKVRSDRKDSSADKSQPQKSISENESDVRKVEAGPKVKSLSEKHKSKSQNPAAGKSDKKSETKTKAGSTEQKKEERKTSEEKAKVAKKTSEKKVPKDSERKSEEKESSAALEPAAVSSTTPLPDDPYGALSDVTPESEDEDAVAKEPRPLSAEADALLSLMDVCTSASELAARRETEADMKMKEAALTLLSMDPDIARSSDLISDSQVAMETLPTGTGSALYYAVTETNSESASGSSSQDAAASVATVEPMETEPLGLQEVTSEAGDERDKERDSQMLTADAAKSTLKVTADAAESMQTLTADVNESTQTFTADAAEPTQTLTADVNESTQTLTADTAESALTVSAGAAEPTQTLTADAAEPTQTLTADAAEPMQTLTADAAEPTQTLTADAAEPMQTLTADAAEPTQTLTADAAEPTQTLTAEAAESTLTVPADAAEPTQTLTAEAAESTLTVHADAAEPTQTLTADAAESTLIVHADAAEATQTLTAEAAESTLTVHADAAEPTQTLTAEAAESTLTVHADAAEPTQTLTADAAESTLTVPADAAEATQTLTADPAESEQTLTAGAALSVQTFSADAAEPLQTIITDTPETVQTLSANMAESSAQALTENAAESTSTVPADAAEPAQPLTADTKETDTDEPVQTLMEYTAVSIDAAEPAQMLTADTAEAAQTFAADTKEADADEPTQTHTVDTVESEKTVTTDAAEPAQNLIADTAEPAQTFVADTVKPLPSRSADTKGTDADESMQTHTVDTVEPVQTATTDAAEPAQTLIADTEEPAQTRSADTKETDADGSTQTHTVDTVEPVQTATTDAAEPAQTLIADTEEPAQTRSADTKETNADGSTQTHTVDTVEPAQTVTTDAAEPAQTDSTETGGASVSDEQEQKSSDASETVEQKESGTRRGRSSAQRAANQTRNDNEKEQTSNKECDDDDDDEEEEERSGASRTPRRGRSSKASDAPQRETRSASQPKEAESAVEEEPKEQGRRSRRSAAQIRDTPTVKPALKRKRSDELEVKEEPEQSAKHRRDEASPSDDQDVIKASDEDEERKDEEDVTRKPARRGRPSKASSATDDSDTGASEKRDGEKEDDEEETKTRATTRAASRLEAEKNKPSKPSTRALSKLSGKEENSPNTRSVRGRKRDTSPPVSRTRGGQKPDEAAAKRTKR, from the exons ATGGCGGCGCTTCATCCCGGTGACCCGCAGCTGGTGTCGATGATCGTCAATCACCTGAAGACGGAGGGGCTGTTCGATCAGTTCAGGAGGGACTGTCTGGCGGACGTGGATACAAAG CCGGCGTATCTACACTTACGGCAGCGAGTCGACAACTTCGTGTCCAACCATCTGGCCAATCACACGTGGAGTCCACAGCTGAACAAGAACCAGCTGAGGAACAGCATCAGACAGCTGGTCCAGCA GTCCGGTATGCTGGAGCAGGGAGTGGACCGGATCGTGGCTCAGGTCGTTGATCCGAAGGTCCATCACACCTTTCGTCCGCAGGTGGAGCGAATCGTCCGGAAGTTTCTGTCTCCAAACAGCCACATGGAGGAGGACGAACTTCCTCCTGTAGCCCCGCCCCCTCCTGTGGAGAACCAGGAACCGGAACTGCTCACCGCAGATGATGGAAATGAAGCCG CTGCGAGTTCCAGCGCTGATGTTCAGATCCAGACGAGCGTTACCGACCCGATCCATGATCCCACAGAGGACGAGACGATGGACATCAGCCTCcctgaggaagaggaggagcgTGGCGCAGAGATGAAGGACGAACCGCAGGAGGAGCCTGGGAAAGACGGGGGAcaggaggaagaagaggagaAGGATGCGGAGATGGAGGAGGTGAAGGAGGAGGGAGACGCGGGGAAAGAGAACAGCAGTAAATCCTCAGGGAAGACGAGAGAGGAGAACCGGGAAACGGACTCGCAGAAACCCTCCAGCGTCAAACAGAAGACCAGAGAGCGGCTGAGAGAGG aGTACTCACTGGAGGACTCAGATCTGGAGGCTCTCAGTGACATCACCGTGAGTTCGGTCCACACCAGCGATCTGTCCTCGTTCGAGGGCGACAGCGATGATGACGAGCCGCCGTCTGAGTCCACAGAGGAGGGAGAGATCAGCTCTGAGG atgagGGCGGACGGAAGACGGGTGAGGACGCTGAGGGAAGCGGGGAGAAGAAGCCTCGCGGCGTGAGACAGGGATACGTACACAAACCCTTCCTGTACTCGCGCTACTACAGCGACTCTGATGACGAGGTGACGGTGGAGCAGCGCCGGCGATCGGTG GCCAAAGAAAAAGAGGAGCGTCTGCTGAAGCGGCAGCAGAACCGTGAGCGAATGGAGGAGAAACGCCGGCTGAGAGCAGCGCAGAATGAGGAACAGG ATCGGAAGAAACAGGCGGATCAGAGACCGAGAGCCAAAGAGGCTCGAAAAGAGAAGAAGTTCCTGGAGAAGAAAGTGGCTCTGagcagacagagaaagagagactcCAG AAAAGAGGATGACAGGAAGAAAAGTGACACTGAGGGTGATTCAGCCAACAAAGAT GTGAAGGCGGTGAGTCTGAAGTCAGGACGACGGCTGTCTGATCTGGAAGAGCAGCGCAGGAAGAAGGCAGACGGTGAAGAGAAACCCCCTGACAAAAACCGTGTTCACTCCTTCATCCTGGACCTGGAGCTGGGAACGGAGGAACGTCAGAGGAAAGCAGTTCGGAAAGACTCGCACTCCAAAGAAAAGGAGCGCAAGGATAAGGAGAAGGAAAAAGAGCGCAGCGGCGGCCCTGATGAACGACTCAAGCACAAACTCAGGAAGACTGGAGACGCCGCTGGAGACACTGAGAAAGACGGAGGGGCTGCGAGAGGAGGAGCAGCTGATGAGAAGAAGGGGGCAAAGGTCAAGCCGGACAGGAAAAGTTCTGTGTCATCCCGAGAAATCAAGACGGAAGCTGCGGATGAAGGGAACCTAAAGAAAGGAAAGACGGCCGTGGGTGAGAAGGAGAAACCGAAGGTGAGCGGCAAGAGCCTCCGCCGTCTGGACTCCACCGGCTCCTCAGAGGAGAGGTCAGAGGTCGAGACAGGTTCAGAGGTCAGCCGGAAGAAAGACAAGCACCCTAAAGATATTCTGAAGAGGTCAAAGAGTCATCCAGAGGCTAAACCGGGAGAGAAGCTCAAGGTGAGGTCGGATAGGAAGGATTCATCTGCAGACAAGTCTCAACCGCAGAAATCCATCTCGGAAAATGAGAGCGACGTCCGAAAGGTGGAGGCAGGGCCGAAGGTCAAGTCCCTATCTGAGAAACACAAGTCTAAATCCCAGAATCCTGCGGCAGGCAAATCGGACAAAAAAAGTGAAACCAAGACTAAAGCAGGAAGCACAGAACAGAAGAAAGAGGAAAGGAAAACGTCGGAGGAGAAAGCGAAGGTTGCGAAGAAAACAAGTGAGAAGAAGGTGCCGAAAGATTCCGAGAGGAAGTCCGAAGAGAAGGAGAGTTCTGCCGCACTGGAACCCGCGGCCGTCTCCAGCACCACACCTCTACCGGACGACCCTTACGGCGCCCTGAGCGACGTCACTCCCGAATCAGAGGATGAGGATGCGGTGGCCAAAGAGCCCCGCCCACTATCAGCAGAAGCCGACGCCCTCTTGAGCCTGATGGACGTCTGCACCTCCGCCTCGGAGCTGGCAGCCCGGCGGGAAACAGAGGCCGACATGAAGATGAAGGAAGCGGCGCTTACGCTGCTCTCCATGGATCCGGATATCGCACGCTCCTCGGATCTAATCTCCGATTCTCAGGTTGCCATGGAGACGCTTCCTACAGGCACAGGAAGTGCATTGTATTACGCTGTGACTGAGACGAACAGTGAGTCCGCCAGCGGCTCCTCATCCCAGGATGCAG CTGCATCTGTCGCCACAGTGGAACCCATGGAGACGGAGCCTCTCGGGTTGCAGGAAGTGACGTCAGAG GCTGGTGATGAaagagacaaagagagagacTCACAGATGCTTACAGCAGATGCAGCTAAATCCACGTTGAAGGTCACTGCAGACGCAGCCGAGTCCATGCAGACCCTCACTGCAGACGTTAATGAGTCCACACAGACCTTCACTGCAGACGCAGCTGAGCCAACGCAGACCCTCACTGCAGACGTTAATGAGTCCACGCAGACCCTCACTGCAGACACAGCTGAATCCGCACTGACAGTCTCTGCAGGCGCAGCTGAGCCAACGCAGACCCTCACTGCAGATGCAGCCGAGCCAACGCAGACCCTCACTGCAGACGCAGCTGAGCCAATGCAGACCCTCACTGCTGATGCAGCCGAGCCAACGCAGACCCTCACTGCAGACGCAGCTGAGCCAATGCAGACCCTCACTGCAGATGCAGCCGAGCCAACGCAGACCCTCACT GCAGATGCAGCCGAGCCAACGCAGACCCTCACTGCAGAAGCTGCTGAATCCACATTGACAGTCCCCGCAGATGCAGCCGAGCCAACGCAGACCCTCACTGCAGAAGCTGCTGAATCCACATTGACAGTCCACGCAGACGCAGCTGAGCCAACGCAGACCCTCACTGCTGATGCAGCTGAATCCACATTGATAGTCCACGCAGACGCAGCTGAGGCAACGCAGACCCTCACTGCAGAAGCTGCTGAATCCACATTGACAGTCCACGCAGACGCAGCTGAGCCAACGCAGACCCTCACTGCAGAAGCTGCTGAATCCACATTGACAGTCCACGCAGACGCAGCTGAGCCAACGCAGACCCTCACTGCAGATGCAGCTGAATCCACATTGACAGTCCCTGCAGACGCAGCTGAGGCAACGCAGACCCTCACTGCAGACCCAGCTGAGTCAGAGCAAACCCTCACTGCAGGTGCAGCCTTGTCAGTGCAGACTTTTTCTGCAGATGCTGCCGAGCCCCTGCAGACCATCATTACAGACACTCCTGAGACAGTACAAACCCTCAGTGCAAACATGGCTGAGTCATCTGCGCAGGCTCTCACTGAAAACGCAGCTGAATCAACGTCAACGGTTCCTGCAGATGCAGCTGAGCCTGCGCAGCCCCTCACTGCAGACACAAAGGAGACAGATACAGATGAGCCTGTGCAGACCTTAATGGAATACACTGCAGTTTCTATAGACGCAGCAGAGCCTGCACAGATGCTTACGGCAGACACAGCTGAGGCCGCACAGACCTTTGCCGCAGACACAAAAGAGGCTGATGCAGATGAGCCCACGCAGACTCATACAGTAGACACAGTTGAGTCTGAAAAGACAGTCACCACAGATGCAGCCGAGCCTGCGCAGAACCTCATTGCAGATACGGCCGAGCCTGCGCAGACCTTTGTTGCAGATACAGTGAAGCCTCTGCCGTCCCGCTCTGCAGACACAAAAGGGACTGATGCCGATGAGTCCATGCAGACTCATACAGTAGACACAGTTGAGCCTGTGCAGACAGCAACCACAGATGCAGCTGAGCCTGCGCAGACCCTCATTGCAGATACAGAGGAGCCTGCGCAGACCCGCTCTGCAGACACAAAAGAGACTGATGCAGATGGGTCCACGCAGACTCATACAGTAGACACAGTTGAGCCTGTGCAGACAGCAACCACAGATGCAGCTGAGCCTGCGCAGACCCTCATTGCAGATACAGAGGAGCCTGCGCAGACCCGCTCTGCAGACACAAAAGAGACTAATGCAGATGGGTCCACGCAGACTCATACAGTAGACACAGTTGAACCTGCGCAGACAGTCACCACAGATGCAGCTGAGCCTGCGCAGACGGACTCTACAGAGACAG GTGGTGCATCTGTCTCAGATGAGCAGGAACAGAAGTCTTCAGACGCCTCTGAGACG GTGGAGCAGAAAGAGAGCGGCACACGGAGAGGACGATCATCTGCTCAGAGggcag CAAATCAAACCAGAAACGATAATGAAAAAGAGCAAACATCTAATAAAGAG tgtgatgatgatgatgatgatgaagaggaggaggagagatcTGGGGCGAGCAGGACTCCACGCAGAGGAAGATCCTCCAAAGCATCTGATGCTCCACAGAGAGAAACGC GCTCTGCTTCACAACCGAAGGAGGCGGAGTCAGCTGTAGAGGAGGAGCCAAAAGAG CAGGGCCGCAGGAGTCGACGTTCCGCTGCTCAGATCAGAGACACTCCCACAG TGAAACCTGCACTGAAACGGAAGAGATCAGACGAGCTTGAGGTGAAGGAAGAACCAGAACAATCAGCCAAACACAGAAGAGATGAAG CGAGTCCGTCTGACGATCAGGACGTGATCAAAGCCAGCGATGAAGATGAGGAGAGGAAAGATGAGGAAGATGTGACT cgGAAACCTGCCCGCCGTGGACGACCCTCCAAAGCGTCCTCCGCCACTGATGACTCGG ATACAGGAGCATCAGAGAAAAGAGACGGAGAAAAGGAGGACGACGAAGAAGAGACCAAAACCCGAGCGACGACCCGCGCCGCGTCCCGTCTGGAGGCAGAGAA GAATAAACCCAGCAAACCGTCCACTCGAGCTCTGAGTAAACTGAGCGGGAAAGAGGAAAACTCCCCGAACACAcg ATCGGTGAGAGGACGGAAGCGCGACACGAGTCCTCCGGTCTCTCGCACACGCGGAGGGCAGAAACCTGACGAAGCGGCTGCAAAAAGAACCAAACGATGA
- the bod1l1 gene encoding biorientation of chromosomes in cell division protein 1-like 1 isoform X5: protein MAALHPGDPQLVSMIVNHLKTEGLFDQFRRDCLADVDTKPAYLHLRQRVDNFVSNHLANHTWSPQLNKNQLRNSIRQLVQQSGMLEQGVDRIVAQVVDPKVHHTFRPQVERIVRKFLSPNSHMEEDELPPVAPPPPVENQEPELLTADDGNEAAASSSADVQIQTSVTDPIHDPTEDETMDISLPEEEEERGAEMKDEPQEEPGKDGGQEEEEEKDAEMEEVKEEGDAGKENSSKSSGKTREENRETDSQKPSSVKQKTRERLREEYSLEDSDLEALSDITVSSVHTSDLSSFEGDSDDDEPPSESTEEGEISSEDEGGRKTGEDAEGSGEKKPRGVRQGYVHKPFLYSRYYSDSDDEVTVEQRRRSVAKEKEERLLKRQQNRERMEEKRRLRAAQNEEQDRKKQADQRPRAKEARKEKKFLEKKVALSRQRKRDSRKEDDRKKSDTEGDSANKDVKAVSLKSGRRLSDLEEQRRKKADGEEKPPDKNRVHSFILDLELGTEERQRKAVRKDSHSKEKERKDKEKEKERSGGPDERLKHKLRKTGDAAGDTEKDGGAARGGAADEKKGAKVKPDRKSSVSSREIKTEAADEGNLKKGKTAVGEKEKPKVSGKSLRRLDSTGSSEERSEVETGSEVSRKKDKHPKDILKRSKSHPEAKPGEKLKVRSDRKDSSADKSQPQKSISENESDVRKVEAGPKVKSLSEKHKSKSQNPAAGKSDKKSETKTKAGSTEQKKEERKTSEEKAKVAKKTSEKKVPKDSERKSEEKESSAALEPAAVSSTTPLPDDPYGALSDVTPESEDEDAVAKEPRPLSAEADALLSLMDVCTSASELAARRETEADMKMKEAALTLLSMDPDIARSSDLISDSQVAMETLPTGTGSALYYAVTETNSESASGSSSQDAAASVATVEPMETEPLGLQEVTSEAGDERDKERDSQMLTADAAKSTLKVTADAAESMQTLTADVNESTQTFTADAAEPTQTLTADVNESTQTLTADTAESALTVSAGAAEPTQTLTADAAEPTQTLTADAAEPMQTLTADAAEPTQTLTADAAEPMQTLTAEAAESTLTVHADPAEATQTLTADAAESTLTVPADAAEPTQTLTAEAAESTLTVPADAAEPTQTLTAEAAESTLTVHADAAEPTQTLTADAAESTLIVHADAAEATQTLTAEAAESTLTVHADAAEPTQTLTAEAAESTLTVHADAAEPTQTLTADAAESTLTVPADAAEATQTLTADPAESEQTLTAGAALSVQTFSADAAEPLQTIITDTPETVQTLSANMAESSAQALTENAAESTSTVPADAAEPAQPLTADTKETDTDEPVQTLMEYTAVSIDAAEPAQMLTADTAEAAQTFAADTKEADADEPTQTHTVDTVESEKTVTTDAAEPAQNLIADTAEPAQTFVADTVKPLPSRSADTKGTDADESMQTHTVDTVEPVQTATTDAAEPAQTLIADTEEPAQTRSADTKETDADGSTQTHTVDTVEPVQTATTDAAEPAQTLIADTEEPAQTRSADTKETNADGSTQTHTVDTVEPAQTVTTDAAEPAQTDSTETGGASVSDEQEQKSSDASETVEQKESGTRRGRSSAQRAANQTRNDNEKEQTSNKECDDDDDDEEEEERSGASRTPRRGRSSKASDAPQRETRSASQPKEAESAVEEEPKEQGRRSRRSAAQIRDTPTVKPALKRKRSDELEVKEEPEQSAKHRRDEASPSDDQDVIKASDEDEERKDEEDVTRKPARRGRPSKASSATDDSDTGASEKRDGEKEDDEEETKTRATTRAASRLEAEKNKPSKPSTRALSKLSGKEENSPNTRSVRGRKRDTSPPVSRTRGGQKPDEAAAKRTKR from the exons ATGGCGGCGCTTCATCCCGGTGACCCGCAGCTGGTGTCGATGATCGTCAATCACCTGAAGACGGAGGGGCTGTTCGATCAGTTCAGGAGGGACTGTCTGGCGGACGTGGATACAAAG CCGGCGTATCTACACTTACGGCAGCGAGTCGACAACTTCGTGTCCAACCATCTGGCCAATCACACGTGGAGTCCACAGCTGAACAAGAACCAGCTGAGGAACAGCATCAGACAGCTGGTCCAGCA GTCCGGTATGCTGGAGCAGGGAGTGGACCGGATCGTGGCTCAGGTCGTTGATCCGAAGGTCCATCACACCTTTCGTCCGCAGGTGGAGCGAATCGTCCGGAAGTTTCTGTCTCCAAACAGCCACATGGAGGAGGACGAACTTCCTCCTGTAGCCCCGCCCCCTCCTGTGGAGAACCAGGAACCGGAACTGCTCACCGCAGATGATGGAAATGAAGCCG CTGCGAGTTCCAGCGCTGATGTTCAGATCCAGACGAGCGTTACCGACCCGATCCATGATCCCACAGAGGACGAGACGATGGACATCAGCCTCcctgaggaagaggaggagcgTGGCGCAGAGATGAAGGACGAACCGCAGGAGGAGCCTGGGAAAGACGGGGGAcaggaggaagaagaggagaAGGATGCGGAGATGGAGGAGGTGAAGGAGGAGGGAGACGCGGGGAAAGAGAACAGCAGTAAATCCTCAGGGAAGACGAGAGAGGAGAACCGGGAAACGGACTCGCAGAAACCCTCCAGCGTCAAACAGAAGACCAGAGAGCGGCTGAGAGAGG aGTACTCACTGGAGGACTCAGATCTGGAGGCTCTCAGTGACATCACCGTGAGTTCGGTCCACACCAGCGATCTGTCCTCGTTCGAGGGCGACAGCGATGATGACGAGCCGCCGTCTGAGTCCACAGAGGAGGGAGAGATCAGCTCTGAGG atgagGGCGGACGGAAGACGGGTGAGGACGCTGAGGGAAGCGGGGAGAAGAAGCCTCGCGGCGTGAGACAGGGATACGTACACAAACCCTTCCTGTACTCGCGCTACTACAGCGACTCTGATGACGAGGTGACGGTGGAGCAGCGCCGGCGATCGGTG GCCAAAGAAAAAGAGGAGCGTCTGCTGAAGCGGCAGCAGAACCGTGAGCGAATGGAGGAGAAACGCCGGCTGAGAGCAGCGCAGAATGAGGAACAGG ATCGGAAGAAACAGGCGGATCAGAGACCGAGAGCCAAAGAGGCTCGAAAAGAGAAGAAGTTCCTGGAGAAGAAAGTGGCTCTGagcagacagagaaagagagactcCAG AAAAGAGGATGACAGGAAGAAAAGTGACACTGAGGGTGATTCAGCCAACAAAGAT GTGAAGGCGGTGAGTCTGAAGTCAGGACGACGGCTGTCTGATCTGGAAGAGCAGCGCAGGAAGAAGGCAGACGGTGAAGAGAAACCCCCTGACAAAAACCGTGTTCACTCCTTCATCCTGGACCTGGAGCTGGGAACGGAGGAACGTCAGAGGAAAGCAGTTCGGAAAGACTCGCACTCCAAAGAAAAGGAGCGCAAGGATAAGGAGAAGGAAAAAGAGCGCAGCGGCGGCCCTGATGAACGACTCAAGCACAAACTCAGGAAGACTGGAGACGCCGCTGGAGACACTGAGAAAGACGGAGGGGCTGCGAGAGGAGGAGCAGCTGATGAGAAGAAGGGGGCAAAGGTCAAGCCGGACAGGAAAAGTTCTGTGTCATCCCGAGAAATCAAGACGGAAGCTGCGGATGAAGGGAACCTAAAGAAAGGAAAGACGGCCGTGGGTGAGAAGGAGAAACCGAAGGTGAGCGGCAAGAGCCTCCGCCGTCTGGACTCCACCGGCTCCTCAGAGGAGAGGTCAGAGGTCGAGACAGGTTCAGAGGTCAGCCGGAAGAAAGACAAGCACCCTAAAGATATTCTGAAGAGGTCAAAGAGTCATCCAGAGGCTAAACCGGGAGAGAAGCTCAAGGTGAGGTCGGATAGGAAGGATTCATCTGCAGACAAGTCTCAACCGCAGAAATCCATCTCGGAAAATGAGAGCGACGTCCGAAAGGTGGAGGCAGGGCCGAAGGTCAAGTCCCTATCTGAGAAACACAAGTCTAAATCCCAGAATCCTGCGGCAGGCAAATCGGACAAAAAAAGTGAAACCAAGACTAAAGCAGGAAGCACAGAACAGAAGAAAGAGGAAAGGAAAACGTCGGAGGAGAAAGCGAAGGTTGCGAAGAAAACAAGTGAGAAGAAGGTGCCGAAAGATTCCGAGAGGAAGTCCGAAGAGAAGGAGAGTTCTGCCGCACTGGAACCCGCGGCCGTCTCCAGCACCACACCTCTACCGGACGACCCTTACGGCGCCCTGAGCGACGTCACTCCCGAATCAGAGGATGAGGATGCGGTGGCCAAAGAGCCCCGCCCACTATCAGCAGAAGCCGACGCCCTCTTGAGCCTGATGGACGTCTGCACCTCCGCCTCGGAGCTGGCAGCCCGGCGGGAAACAGAGGCCGACATGAAGATGAAGGAAGCGGCGCTTACGCTGCTCTCCATGGATCCGGATATCGCACGCTCCTCGGATCTAATCTCCGATTCTCAGGTTGCCATGGAGACGCTTCCTACAGGCACAGGAAGTGCATTGTATTACGCTGTGACTGAGACGAACAGTGAGTCCGCCAGCGGCTCCTCATCCCAGGATGCAG CTGCATCTGTCGCCACAGTGGAACCCATGGAGACGGAGCCTCTCGGGTTGCAGGAAGTGACGTCAGAG GCTGGTGATGAaagagacaaagagagagacTCACAGATGCTTACAGCAGATGCAGCTAAATCCACGTTGAAGGTCACTGCAGACGCAGCCGAGTCCATGCAGACCCTCACTGCAGACGTTAATGAGTCCACACAGACCTTCACTGCAGACGCAGCTGAGCCAACGCAGACCCTCACTGCAGACGTTAATGAGTCCACGCAGACCCTCACTGCAGACACAGCTGAATCCGCACTGACAGTCTCTGCAGGCGCAGCTGAGCCAACGCAGACCCTCACTGCAGATGCAGCCGAGCCAACGCAGACCCTCACTGCAGACGCAGCTGAGCCAATGCAGACCCTCACTGCTGATGCAGCCGAGCCAACGCAGACCCTCACTGCAGACGCAGCTGAGCCAATGCAGACCCTCACTGCAG AAGCTGCTGAATCCACATTGACAGTCCACGCAGACCCAGCTGAGGCAACGCAGACCCTCACTGCTGATGCAGCTGAATCCACATTGACAGTCCCCGCAGATGCAGCCGAGCCAACGCAGACCCTCACTGCAGAAGCTGCTGAATCCACATTGACAGTCCCCGCAGATGCAGCCGAGCCAACGCAGACCCTCACTGCAGAAGCTGCTGAATCCACATTGACAGTCCACGCAGACGCAGCTGAGCCAACGCAGACCCTCACTGCTGATGCAGCTGAATCCACATTGATAGTCCACGCAGACGCAGCTGAGGCAACGCAGACCCTCACTGCAGAAGCTGCTGAATCCACATTGACAGTCCACGCAGACGCAGCTGAGCCAACGCAGACCCTCACTGCAGAAGCTGCTGAATCCACATTGACAGTCCACGCAGACGCAGCTGAGCCAACGCAGACCCTCACTGCAGATGCAGCTGAATCCACATTGACAGTCCCTGCAGACGCAGCTGAGGCAACGCAGACCCTCACTGCAGACCCAGCTGAGTCAGAGCAAACCCTCACTGCAGGTGCAGCCTTGTCAGTGCAGACTTTTTCTGCAGATGCTGCCGAGCCCCTGCAGACCATCATTACAGACACTCCTGAGACAGTACAAACCCTCAGTGCAAACATGGCTGAGTCATCTGCGCAGGCTCTCACTGAAAACGCAGCTGAATCAACGTCAACGGTTCCTGCAGATGCAGCTGAGCCTGCGCAGCCCCTCACTGCAGACACAAAGGAGACAGATACAGATGAGCCTGTGCAGACCTTAATGGAATACACTGCAGTTTCTATAGACGCAGCAGAGCCTGCACAGATGCTTACGGCAGACACAGCTGAGGCCGCACAGACCTTTGCCGCAGACACAAAAGAGGCTGATGCAGATGAGCCCACGCAGACTCATACAGTAGACACAGTTGAGTCTGAAAAGACAGTCACCACAGATGCAGCCGAGCCTGCGCAGAACCTCATTGCAGATACGGCCGAGCCTGCGCAGACCTTTGTTGCAGATACAGTGAAGCCTCTGCCGTCCCGCTCTGCAGACACAAAAGGGACTGATGCCGATGAGTCCATGCAGACTCATACAGTAGACACAGTTGAGCCTGTGCAGACAGCAACCACAGATGCAGCTGAGCCTGCGCAGACCCTCATTGCAGATACAGAGGAGCCTGCGCAGACCCGCTCTGCAGACACAAAAGAGACTGATGCAGATGGGTCCACGCAGACTCATACAGTAGACACAGTTGAGCCTGTGCAGACAGCAACCACAGATGCAGCTGAGCCTGCGCAGACCCTCATTGCAGATACAGAGGAGCCTGCGCAGACCCGCTCTGCAGACACAAAAGAGACTAATGCAGATGGGTCCACGCAGACTCATACAGTAGACACAGTTGAACCTGCGCAGACAGTCACCACAGATGCAGCTGAGCCTGCGCAGACGGACTCTACAGAGACAG GTGGTGCATCTGTCTCAGATGAGCAGGAACAGAAGTCTTCAGACGCCTCTGAGACG GTGGAGCAGAAAGAGAGCGGCACACGGAGAGGACGATCATCTGCTCAGAGggcag CAAATCAAACCAGAAACGATAATGAAAAAGAGCAAACATCTAATAAAGAG tgtgatgatgatgatgatgatgaagaggaggaggagagatcTGGGGCGAGCAGGACTCCACGCAGAGGAAGATCCTCCAAAGCATCTGATGCTCCACAGAGAGAAACGC GCTCTGCTTCACAACCGAAGGAGGCGGAGTCAGCTGTAGAGGAGGAGCCAAAAGAG CAGGGCCGCAGGAGTCGACGTTCCGCTGCTCAGATCAGAGACACTCCCACAG TGAAACCTGCACTGAAACGGAAGAGATCAGACGAGCTTGAGGTGAAGGAAGAACCAGAACAATCAGCCAAACACAGAAGAGATGAAG CGAGTCCGTCTGACGATCAGGACGTGATCAAAGCCAGCGATGAAGATGAGGAGAGGAAAGATGAGGAAGATGTGACT cgGAAACCTGCCCGCCGTGGACGACCCTCCAAAGCGTCCTCCGCCACTGATGACTCGG ATACAGGAGCATCAGAGAAAAGAGACGGAGAAAAGGAGGACGACGAAGAAGAGACCAAAACCCGAGCGACGACCCGCGCCGCGTCCCGTCTGGAGGCAGAGAA GAATAAACCCAGCAAACCGTCCACTCGAGCTCTGAGTAAACTGAGCGGGAAAGAGGAAAACTCCCCGAACACAcg ATCGGTGAGAGGACGGAAGCGCGACACGAGTCCTCCGGTCTCTCGCACACGCGGAGGGCAGAAACCTGACGAAGCGGCTGCAAAAAGAACCAAACGATGA